The proteins below are encoded in one region of Zerene cesonia ecotype Mississippi chromosome 26, Zerene_cesonia_1.1, whole genome shotgun sequence:
- the LOC119837008 gene encoding peptidyl-prolyl cis-trans isomerase Fkbp12-like — protein MGVDVETISPGNGSTYPKAGQTVVVHYTGTLQNGKKFDSSRDRGQPFKFTLGKGDVIKGWDQGIAKMSVGERATLTCSPDFAYGSRGHPGVIPPNATLIFDVELLKVE, from the exons ATGGGTGTGGATGTAGAAACGATTTCTCCTGGAAACG GCAGTACATACCCAAAGGCGGGGCAAACAGTGGTCGTGCACTATACAGGAACGCTACAGAATGGAAAGAAATTCGATTCATCTAGAGATCGTGGCCaaccttttaaatttactcTTGGAAAGGGTGATGTTATTAAGGGATGGGATCAGGGGATTGCCAag atGTCTGTAGGTGAAAGGGCCACATTGACATGTTCACCTGACTTTGCTTATGGATCGAGAGGCCACCCTGGCGTCATCCCTCCCAATGCTACACTTATATTTGATGTGGAACTTCTAAAAGTAGAATAA